A section of the Chelmon rostratus isolate fCheRos1 chromosome 16, fCheRos1.pri, whole genome shotgun sequence genome encodes:
- the LOC121620168 gene encoding glutathione S-transferase A-like yields MAKDMTLFWGSGSPPCWRVMIALEEKNLKGYNQKMLSIEKMEHKSKEVMDLNPRGQLPTFKHGDTVVNESLAACFYLESQFKSQGNKLIPDCPAEQALMYQRLFEFFTFYQKMVDFLVYKLKVPEEERLESTMKKKKEAVIDELKLWERYLAKAPCYLAGKNFTLADVSMFPSFAYLFQFGLSEKRYPKLAAYYDYLKERPSIKANWPPTWLNSPRQDILKDI; encoded by the exons ATGGCCAAGGACATGACCCTGTTTTGGGGCTCCGgctctcctccctgctggaGGGTGATGATCGCTCTGGAGGAGAAGAACCTGAAGGGCTACAACCAGAAAATGCTCTCCATTGAGAAAATGGAGCACAAGTCGAAGGAAGTCATGGACTTGAATCCCAGGGGACAG CTTCCTACCTTCAAGCATGGAGACACTGTCGTGAATGAGTCCCTCGCTGCCTGCTTCTACCTGGAG AGCCAGTTCAAGTCCCAGGGAAACAAGCTGATCCCTGACTGCCCCGCTGAGCAAGCACTGATGTACCAGCgcctttttgagtttttcacGTTCTACCAGAAAATGG tggaTTTTCTCGTCTACAAGTTGAAGGTCCCAGAGGAAGAGAGACTCGAGTCTActatgaagaagaaaaaagaggctGTGATTGATGAGCTCAAGCTGTGGGAGAGATACCTGGCCAAG GCACCCTGCTATCTGGCAGGAAAGAACTTCACGCTGGCTGATGTGTCTATGTTTCCGAGCTTCGCTTATCTCTTCCAATTTGG GTTATCTGAGAAGCGTTACCCCAAACTGGCAGCTTACTATGACTATCTTAAGGAGAGACCCAGCATCAAAGCCAACTGGCCTCCCACCTGGCTGAACAGCCCGAGACAAGACATCCTGAAAGACATCTGA
- the LOC121619282 gene encoding glutathione S-transferase A-like, with protein MAKDMTLLWSSGSPPCWRVVIALEEKNLKGYNQKLLSFEKMEHKSKEVMDLNPRGQLPTFKHGDAVLNESLAACFYLESQFKSQGNKLIPDCPAEQALMYQRLFEGLTFHQKIVDFLVYKLKVPEEERLESTLKKRKEAVIDELKLWEGYLAKAPCCLAGKTFTLADVSFFPSVAYFFQYGLSEKRYPKLAAYYNYLKERPSIKSSWPPAWLDTPRQDMMKEI; from the exons ATGGCCAAGGACATGACCCTGCTGTGGTCTTCTGgctctcctccctgctggaGGGTGGTGATCGCTCTGGAGGAGAAGAACCTGAAGGGCTACAACCAGAAACTGCTCTCCTTTGAGAAAATGGAGCACAAGTCAAAGGAAGTCATGGACTTGAATCCCAGGGGACAG CTTCCTACCTTCAAGCATGGAGACGCTGTCCTGAATGAGTCCCTCGCTGCCTGCTTCTACCTGGAG AGTCAGTTCAAGTCCCAGGGAAACAAGCTGATCCCTGACTGCCCCGCTGAGCAAGCACTGATGTACCAGCGCCTTTTTGAGGGTCTCACGTTCCACCAGAAAATTG tggaTTTTCTCGTCTACAAGTTGAAGGTCCCAGAGGAAGAGAGACTCGAGTCGACtttgaagaagagaaaagaggctgTGATTGATGAGCTCAAGCTGTGGGAGGGATACCTGGCCAAG GCACCCTGCTGTCTGGCAGGAAAGACCTTCACGCTGGctgatgtgtctttttttccgAGTGTCGCTTATTTCTTTCAATATGG GTTATCTGAGAAGCGCTACCCCAAACTGGCAGCTTACTATAACTATCTTAAGGAGAGACCCAGCATCAAATCCAGCTGGCCTCCCGCCTGGCTGGACACCCCGAGACAAGACATGATGAAAGAGATCTGA
- the LOC121620163 gene encoding glutathione S-transferase A-like, whose product MAEDMTLLWGSGSSPCWRVMIALEEKNLKGYNQKLLSFEKMEHKSQDVLDINPRGQLPTFKHGDIIVNESYAACFYLEGQFKASGNKLIPDSQAEQALMYQRMFEGLTFYEKLNAVIYYEWFVPEAERHESALKRNKEALATELKLWEDYLQKLGPNSHLTGPSFSLADVTVFPTVATLFRFGLSAERYPKLGGYYTLLKERPSIKASWPPHWLENLQGQDTLKDI is encoded by the exons ATGGCTGAGGACATGACTTTGCTGTGGGGCTCCGGCTCTTCTCCCTGCTGGAGGGTGATGATCGCTCTGGAGGAGAAAAACCTGAAGGGCTACAATCAGAAATTGCTCTCCTTTGAGAAAATGGAGCACAAGTCCCAAGACGTTTTAGATATAAACCCCAGAGGTCAG CTTCCCACCTTCAAACACGGAGACATCATCGTGAATGAATCCTACGCAGCCTGTTTTTATCTGGAG GGTCAGTTCAAGgccagtggaaacaagctgatcCCAGACAGCCAGGCTGAACAAGCCCTGATGTACCAGCGCATGTTTGAGGGTCTCACCTTCTACGAAAAACTCA atgCAGTTATCTACTACGAGTGGTTTGTCCCTGAAGCAGAGAGGCATGAGTCAGCACTGAAGAGGAACAAGGAGGCTCTGGCCACTGAGCTCAAGCTCTGGGAGGATTACCTGCAGAAG CTGGGCCCGAACTCTCACCTCACAGGTCCGTCCTTCTCGCTGGCAGATGTGACCGTTTTTCCAACTGTCGCTACTCTTTTCAGATTTGG GTTGTCTGCTGAGCGTTACCCTAAACTGGGAGGGTATTACACTCTGTTGAAGGAGCGGCCCAGCATCAAAGCCAGCTGGCCTCCTCATTGGCTGGAGAACCTTCAGGGACAGGACACACTCAAAGACATCTGA